The Etheostoma cragini isolate CJK2018 chromosome 15, CSU_Ecrag_1.0, whole genome shotgun sequence genome window below encodes:
- the LOC117958691 gene encoding ADP-ribosylation factor-like protein 4D — protein sequence MGNQLTEIAPNKTFLPSFQSLHVVVIGLDSAGKTSLLYRLKLREFVETIPTKGFNMERIKVPMGNSKTNSTTFQVWDVGGQEKLRPLWKSYTRRTDGLVFVVDAAETERMEEAKVELHRISRSAENQGVPVLVLANKQDLDGAASASEVEKVLALHELSSSTLHHTQGCSALDGQGLQPGLEKLYDMILKRKKMLRHSKKKR from the exons ATGGGGAACCAGTTAACAGAAATTGCCCCGAACAAAACGTTCCTCCCCAGCTTCCAGTCTCTCCACGTCGTGGTAATTGGTTTGGACTCCGCAGGGAAAACCTCCCTCCTCTACAGACTCAAGCTACGGGAGTTTGTTGAGACAATCCCCACCAAAGGCTTCAATATGGAGCGGATTAAAGTGCCCATGGGCAACTCGAAAACCAACAGCACCACGTTCCAGGTGTGGGATGTCGGCGGCCAGGAGAAACTTCGGCCCCTCTGGAAGTCGTACACCCGGAGGACCGACGGGCTGGTGTTCGTGGTGGACGCAGCCGAGACAGAGCGTATGGAGGAGGCCAAGGTGGAGCTCCATCGGATCAGCCGCTCGGCGGAGAACCAAGGGGTGCCCGTGCTGGTTCTGGCAAACAAACAGGACCTGGATGGAGCTGCGTCAGCTTCAGAG GTGGAGAAGGTTCTGGCTCTCCATGAGCTGAGCTCGTCCACGCTGCACCACACACAGGGCTGCTCGGCCCTGGATGGTCAGGGCCTGCAGCCCGGCCTGGAGAAGCTCTACGACATGATCCTGAAAAGGAAGAAGATGCTCCGACACAGCAAGAAGAAGAGATGA